A genomic window from Nicotiana sylvestris chromosome 11, ASM39365v2, whole genome shotgun sequence includes:
- the LOC138881924 gene encoding uncharacterized protein has protein sequence MRFGKKGKLSPRFIGSFEILRRVGEVAYEITLPLSLAGVHLVFHVSMLWRYHGDPSHVLEDLSYVEEPVAILARQAVGEGTRTVPKTRKEYNGADLKAIEKNFKAKKILMCGIGPDEYNRISACESAKEIWEAL, from the exons atgaggttcgggaagaaagggaagttgagtccgaggtttattggtagttttgagatattgcggcgtgttggggaggttgcttatgagattACCTTACCTctcagcttggcaggagttcatctagtatttcatgtttcgatgctttggaggtatcacggtgatccgtcgcatgtgttggaggatctatcttatgttgaggagccagtggcaatattggccAGGCAG GCTGTTGGAGAGGGAACAAGGACTGttccaaaaacaagaaaagaatacAATGGTGCTGACCTAAAAGCTATTGAGAAGAACTTCAAGGCGAAGAAGATTCTTATGTGTGGTATTGGACCAGACGAGTATAATCGTATCTCGGCATGTGAATCTGCCAAGGAAATCTGGGAAGCGCTTTGA